A stretch of the Nicotiana tabacum cultivar K326 chromosome 6, ASM71507v2, whole genome shotgun sequence genome encodes the following:
- the LOC107790701 gene encoding O-fucosyltransferase 36-like, protein MMRDRESSDEEDDRENLIQQNDHPKSPLRSTFQIDDVKDRFAFNRRFNFTFSKRYFLAIILPVLVLILYFITDIKNLFQTTVTNIKYDGSINSMRESELRALYLLRQQQLGPFKLWNHTLANDTSSTGLSSSVSKSSTVEDLKSDLLSQISLNKQIQQALLSSHQLGNLLSISDNSTDPSFGGLGRCRKVDHNLSQRKTVEWKPRSDKYLFAICVSGQMSNHLICLEKHMFFAALLNRILVIPSSKVDYEFNRVLDVDHINKCLGREVVVTYEEFAERRKSHVHIDKIICYFSQPQPCFLDDERVKKLKSLGVSMNKLEVAWNEDVKKPKKRTVQDIEAKFSTDDDVIAIGDVFFADVEKDWVMQPGGPISHKCKTLIEPSRLIMLTAQRFVQTFLGNNFIALHFRRHGFLKFCNAKKPSCFYPVPQAADCINRVIERASSPVIYLSTDAAESETGLLQSLVVFNGKTVPLVKRPARNSAEKWDALLYRHGLEGDSQVDAMLDKTICAMSSVFIGSSGSTFTDDILRLRKDWGSASLCDEYLCQGELPNFIADDE, encoded by the exons ATGATGAGGGATAGAGAATCCTCTGACGAAGAAGATGATCGAGAGAACTTGATCCAGCAAAATGACCATCCGAAATCTCCACTTCGCTCCACATTCCAAATCGACGACGTCAAGGACCGATTTGCCTTTAATCGGCGCTTTAATTTTACCTTCAGTAAGAGGTATTTCTTAGCAATTATTCTCCCAGTCTTAGTACTCATTCTTTATTTCATTACCGATATCAAAAACCTCTTCCAAACAACCGTTACAAACATCAAGTATGATGGTTCCATCAATTCTATGCGTGAGTCCGAATTGCGGGCTCTTTATTTGCTTAGACAGCAGCAATTAGGGCCTTTTAAGCTGTGGAACCACACATTAGCTAATGATACTTCTAGTACAGGATTAAGTAGTTCTGTTTCAAAGTCTTCTACTGTAGAAGATCTCAAATCCGACTTGCTAAGTCAGATTTCACTAAATAAACAAATTCAGCAAGCTCTTTTGTCTTCTCATCAATTAGGTAACTTGTTAAGTATATCAGATAATTCTACGGACCCTAGTTTCGGCGGTTTAGGTAGGTGTCGGAAGGTGGATCACAACTTGTCACAGAGGAAAACTGTTGAGTGGAAACCGAGATCCGATAAATACTTGTTTGCTATTTGTGTCTCCGGTCAAATGTCAAACCATTTGATTTGTTTGGAAAAGCATATGTTCTTTGCGGCTCTGCTAAACCGTATTTTGGTTATTCCGAGCTCAAAAGTTGACTATGAGTTTAATCGGGTGTTGGATGTTGATCATATAAATAAATGCTTGGGGAGAGAAGTAGTTGTAACCTACGAGGAATTTGCAGAAAGACGAAAGAGCCACGTGCATATAGATAAGATCATTTGTTATTTCTCTCAGCCACAACCTTGTTTCTTGGACGATGAACGTGTTAAGAAGTTAAAGTCGTTAGGAGTTTCTATGAATAAGCTCGAAGTTGCTTGGAATGAAGATGTTAAGAAGCCAAAGAAAAGGACTGTCCAAGATATAGAGGCAAAGTTTTCTACGGATGATGATGTTATTGCAATTGGCGATGTGTTCTTTGCTGATGTGGAGAAGGACTGGGTGATGCAGCCTGGTGGCCCCATTTCCCACAAATGCAAGACTCTCATTGAGCCAAGTCGTCTTATTATGCTTACAGCCCAGCGTTTCGTCCAAACATTCTTGGGAAATAACTTTATCGCTCTACATTTCCGCAGACATGGTTTTCTGAAATTCTG CAATGCCAAAAAGCCAAGTTGCTTCTATCCTGTTCCTCAAGCTGCAGATTGTATCAATCGTGTTATTGAGAGAGCCAGTTCTCCAGTAATATATCTTTCTACGGATGCTGCAGAAAGTGAAACTGGTTTACTTCAGTCACTTGTTGTATTCAATGGGAAGACTGTACCCCTTGTTAAAAGGCCCGCTCGAAACTCAGCTGAAAAATGGGATGCTTTATTGTACAGACATGGCCTTGAGGGAGATTCTCAG GTGGATGCTATGCTGGACAAGACAATTTGTGCTATGTCTAGTGTGTTCATTGGATCATCAGGGTCTACTTTTACCGATGATATTTTGCGGCTTCGGAAGGACTGGGGATCTGCATCACtttgtgacgagtatctatgccaGGGTGAACTGCCAAATTTCATCGCCGATGATGAGTGA
- the LOC107790700 gene encoding uncharacterized protein LOC107790700: MPLLDIATTQPCFQNNVCSVSSRIFFSTRFVYNKEYRLWNSFCIPQKAPNSKIKLFRGGLMIRAVATLEKGPTKNTQSNEEQNNFGGVRMGKYSGSSNSAVAEQPSEDDMELNDREKLRRMRISKANKGNTPWNKGRKHSPETLQRIRERTRLAMQDPKVKMKLVNLGHAQSEETRIKIGVAVRMGWERRRGKLMLQETCHYEWQNLIAEASRRGLQGEEELQWDSYEILNEQLEQEWIKSVEERKNMPRQKGNKRAPKSAEQRRKISEAIAAKWADPEYRTRVRSALNKYHGIADGVERKPRRRPVSDGQTRKRSPPKKKADEVDKLVKLEPKSQVQRVRLRRKNTPMYKDPLASSKLEMLKNIRAQRAAIDQKKIEAISRAKELIAEAEKAAEALEIAAQKSPLAHASLIETRKLISEAIQSIESIEKEVAFTDGNLSPPSTELVSHTADEIGALDDAGERINGWHAVMPLESGINDLENGQHALQGLLNGKSSALLSSSGEYGLLGDRDEVYQLISSDISPEKGANITQPSTSTQKLDGDEANESPGDEKKPLPNGLISESKIEEAPSQPPTTTTKKWVRGKLVEVGEGS; encoded by the exons ATGCCTTTATTAG ATATTGCTACAACACAGCCTTGTTTTCAGAACAATGTCTGTTCAGTTAGTTCTAGAATCTTCTTTAGTACTAGGTTTGTATACAACAAGGAGtataggttgtggaattcttTCTGCATACCACAAAAAgctccaaattcaaaaattaagctATTTCGGGGTGGATTGATGATAAGGGCAGTAGCCACCCTCGAAAAAGGACCCACCAAAAACACACAAAGCAATGAGGAACAAAACAATTTTGGTGGTGTGAGGATGGGCAAATATTCAGGAAGCTCCAATTCTGCTGTTGCCGAGCAGCCAAGTGAGGATGATATGGAGTTGAATGACAGAGAGAAGTTGAGGAGGATGAGGATATCTAAAGCTAATAAAGGCAACACACCTTGGAATAAAGGCAGGAAACACAGTCCAG AAACTTTACAACGGATTCGAGAGCGTACCAGACTTGCAATGCAGGATCCTAAG GTCAAAATGAAGTTAGTTAATCTGGGGCACGCTCAAAG TGAGGAAACAAGGATCAAAATTGGTGTTGCTGTAAGGATGGGGTGGGAGAGGCGCCGTGGGAAGTTGATGCTCCAGGAAACTTGCCACTATGAGTGGCAAAATTTAATTGCAGAAGCTTCTAGGAGAGGCCTTCAGGGTGAGGAAGAGTTGCAGTGGGACTCTTACGAGATATTGAACGAACAGCTTGAGCAGGAGTGGATAAAGAGTGttgaagaaaggaaaaatatgCCCAGGCAGAAGGGTAACAAGAGAGCTCCCAAATCTGCCGAACAGAGGAGGAAGATTTCCGAGGCCATTGCAGCCAAATGGGCTGATCCT GAATACCGTACTCGGGTCCGTTCTGCTCTGAATAAGTATCATGGCATAGCTGATGGGGTTGAAAGAAAACCAAGGCGAAGGCCTGTTAGTGATGGACAGACCAGAAAAAGAAGCCCCCCGAAAAAGAAAGCTGATGAAGTGGATAAATTAGTAAAGCTGGAGCCCAAGAGCCAAGTTCAACGTGTTCGATTGAGGAGAAAAAACACACCAATGTATAAGGATCCTTTGGCTAGTTCCAAGTTAGAAATGTTAAAGAATATAAGGGCACAGAGAGCAGCTATTGACCAGAAGAAGATTGAAGCCATTTCGAGAGCAAA AGAATTGATAGCTGAGGCTGAGAAGGCTGCAGAGGCCCTGGAAATAGCTGCCCAGAAGAGCCCTCTTGCTCATGCATCCCTCATTGAAACACGGAAGCTCATTTCTGAAGCAATCCAGTCTATTGAATCTATAGAGAAAGAGGTGGCTTTTACAGATGGAAATCTTTCACCACCTTCAACTGAGCTGGTAAGCCACACTGCAGATGAGATTGGAGCTCTAGATGATGCTGGTGAAAGAATAAATGGTTGGCATGCTGTTATGCCTCTGGAAAGTGGTATCAATGATTTAGAAAATGGACAACATGCCTTGCAAGGTTTACTGAATGGTAAAAGCAGTGCTCTCTTGTCAAGCTCGGGTGAATATGGCTTACTGGGTGACAGGGACGAAGTCTATCAATTGATTTCCAGTGACATATCTCCAGAAAAAGGAGCCAATATCACACAGCCCTCCACCTCCACTCAGAAACTTGATGGGGATGAAGCTAATGAAAGCCCAGGAGATGAAAAGAAACCACTTCCAAACGGATTGATATCTGAGTCAAAGATTGAGGAGGCGCCGAGTCAGCCCCCGACAACCACCACCAAGAAATGGGTACGAGGGAAGCTGGTTGAAGTAGGTGAAGGATCTTAG
- the LOC107790702 gene encoding 26S proteasome regulatory subunit 7 homolog A-like, which produces MPPAADIEDEIKDDKNPPPLDEDDIALLKTYGLGPYSTSIKKAEKEIKEMAKKINDLCGIKESDTGLAAPSQWDLVSDKQMMQEEQPLQVARCTKIISPNTEDAKYVINVKQIAKFVVGLGDKVSPTDIEEGMRVGVDRNKYQIQIPLPPKIDPSVTMMTVEEKPDVTYNDVGGCKEQIEKMREVVELPMLHPEKFVKLGIDPPKGVLCYGPPGTGKTLLARAVANRTDACFIRVIGSELVQKYVGEGARMVRELFQMARSKKACIVFFDEVDAIGGARFDDGVGGDNEVQRTMLEIVNQLDGFDARGNIKVLMATNRPDTLDPALLRPGRLDRKVEFGLPDLESRTQIFKIHTRTMNCERDIRFELLARLCPNSTGADIRSVCTEAGMYAIRARRKTVTEKDFLDAVNKVIKGYQKFSATPKYMVYN; this is translated from the exons ATGCCACCCGCAGCAGATATCGAGGATGAGATCAAGGACGACAAGAACCCTCCGCCTCTTGATGAAGATGATATTGCTCTTCTCAAGACTTAT GGTTTGGGGCCTTATTCAACAAGcataaagaaagctgagaaggaaatcaaggaaatggCAAAAAAGATAAATGATTTATGTG GTATTAAGGAATCTGATACTGGGTTAGCTGCACCAAGTCAATGGGATCTAGTTTCTGATAAACAGATGATGCAGGAGGAGCAACCTCTTCAG GTGGCTAGGTGTACAAAGATAATTAGCCCCAATACTGAAGATGCAAAATATGTTATAAACGTCAAGCAAATCGCAAAG TTTGTTGTTGGATTGGGTGATAAAGTTTCGCCAACTGATATAGAAGAAGGCATGCGAGTCGG TGTTGATCGGAATAAATATCAAATTCAGATTCCGTTGCCCCCCAAAATTGATCCAAGTGTCACAATGATGACTGTCGAGGAAAAACCTGATGTGACATATAATGATGTTGGAGGATGCAAGGAGCAAATTGAAAAGATGCGAGAG GTTGTTGAGCTTCCCATGCTTCACCCTGAAAAATTTGTCAAACTTGGAATTGATCCCCCTAAGGGTGTTCTCTGCTATGGTCCTCCTGGTACTGGGAAGACACTGCTTGCCAGAGCAGTTGCCAATCGTACTGATGCATGCTTCATTCGCGTCATTGGTAGTGAGCTTGTTCAGAAATATGTTGGTGAGGGGGCTAGAATGGTTCGTGAATTATTCCAG ATGGCACGCTCCAAGAAGGCCTGCATTGTATTTTTTGATGAAGTAGACGCCATTGGAGGTGCACGATTTGATGATGGTGTGGGGGGAGACAATGAGGTTCAACGAACCATGCTCGAAATTGTGAACCAGCTTGATGGTTTTGATGCTCGAGGGAATATTAAAGTTCTCATGGCAACCAATAG ACCTGATACACTTGATCCAGCTTTATTACGTCCTGGACGATTGGATCGCAAAGTTGAATTTGGTCTGCCTGATCTGGAGAGTAGGACACAGATATTTAAGATCCATACGCGCACAATGAACTGTGAGCGGGATATTCGGTTTGAACTGTTGGCCCGTCTCTGTCCTAACTCTACAG GAGCTGACATTAGAAGCGTGTGCACGGAGGCTGGAATGTATGCTATTCGAGCGAGAAGGAAAACTGTTACGGAGAAAGACTTTTTAGATGCTGTCAATAAGGTCATTAAAGGGTATCAGAAGTTCAGTGCAACACCGAAGTACATGGTCTATAATTGA